From the genome of Candidatus Nitrosocosmicus oleophilus, one region includes:
- the trpA gene encoding tryptophan synthase subunit alpha, whose product MKVENNVTRTFNNLKQKNEKALIGYVVGGYPTLELSRKIIEQLIRSGVDIIEIGVPFSDPMADGPMIQDAFVKALNSGVTPKDCLNLVKSIREKHKETPLLLMTYSNILYSNGLEKFLIQSKNCDIDGFIVPDLNFEEADDYLNITTKLDLSTVFLTSPNTSIQRLRMIASLSTGFVYMVSVFGITGSRNKFEKYTFDSISRSKGIVSSYGKHLAVGFGISTPKDGQRMIESGADGIIVGSSLVSIITKNEHDQSKMLSELDIFVKELKTICKVSN is encoded by the coding sequence TTGAAGGTTGAAAATAACGTTACCCGAACTTTTAATAATTTAAAACAAAAGAATGAGAAGGCATTGATTGGTTATGTTGTGGGAGGTTACCCTACACTGGAGCTTTCTAGGAAAATTATTGAACAATTGATTCGCTCTGGAGTAGATATTATTGAGATAGGAGTGCCATTTTCTGATCCGATGGCAGATGGACCTATGATCCAAGATGCATTTGTGAAGGCTCTCAATTCCGGAGTAACTCCAAAAGACTGCCTAAATTTGGTAAAGTCAATTCGGGAAAAACATAAGGAAACTCCGTTATTGTTGATGACATATTCAAATATACTTTATTCTAACGGATTAGAAAAATTCTTAATCCAGTCTAAAAACTGTGATATAGATGGTTTCATAGTGCCAGATCTGAATTTTGAAGAAGCTGATGATTATCTAAATATTACTACCAAATTGGATCTATCTACGGTTTTCCTGACTTCACCTAACACTAGTATCCAGAGATTAAGGATGATAGCCTCCCTATCCACCGGTTTTGTTTATATGGTATCAGTCTTTGGAATAACGGGATCTAGAAATAAGTTCGAAAAATACACCTTCGATTCTATATCCCGTTCAAAAGGAATTGTTTCCTCGTATGGGAAACATTTAGCAGTAGGCTTTGGGATTAGCACTCCTAAAGATGGACAGAGAATGATAGAGTCTGGTGCAGATGGAATTATTGTTGGGAGCTCGTTAGTTAGCATTATTACCAAAAATGAGCACGATCAAAGTAAGATGCTGTCAGAATTAGACATTTTTGTCAAAGAATTGAAAACTATTTGCAAGGTCTCAAATTGA
- the trpB gene encoding tryptophan synthase subunit beta produces the protein MKRNTDLGKFGTYGGRYVPETLIPALEDLDKWYQRLKVDKSFQRELGGLLTNFAGRSTPLYYANNLTKSLGGPRIYLKREDLLHSGAHKINNTLGQALIAKKMGKTRIIAETGAGQHGVATSIASAVFDLKSEIYMGAKDVERQQLNVFRMNLLNSKVHSVQSGSKTLKDAINEALRDWIANVQDTHYLIGSVMGPHPFPTMVRDFQSVIGKEIKEQIRKLTGKLPDAVIACVGGGSNAIGSFYPFINDKKVNLIGVEAGGEGIRTGFHAATLSKGRMGIFHGMKSYFLQDENGQISEAHSISAGLDYPGIGPEHANLMDTARATYPHVTDKEAVKAFMQLSKLEGIIPALESAHAVAYIIKNAKNFKKDETVVVTVSGRGDKDLQIVRDYLSGSDAGLQRNIQTKGVIHS, from the coding sequence TTGAAAAGGAATACAGATTTAGGAAAATTTGGAACCTATGGCGGAAGATATGTTCCAGAGACATTGATTCCAGCCTTAGAAGATCTGGATAAATGGTACCAGAGATTGAAAGTGGACAAGTCTTTTCAACGCGAACTAGGAGGGCTATTAACAAACTTCGCAGGCAGATCAACTCCACTTTATTATGCTAATAATTTGACTAAAAGTCTTGGTGGCCCAAGGATTTATTTAAAGAGAGAAGATCTGCTCCATAGCGGAGCTCATAAGATAAATAACACTTTGGGACAGGCTCTAATAGCTAAAAAAATGGGCAAAACCAGGATCATTGCCGAAACTGGGGCTGGTCAACATGGGGTAGCTACTTCAATTGCCTCAGCAGTTTTTGATCTCAAATCAGAAATTTATATGGGCGCAAAGGATGTAGAAAGACAGCAACTTAATGTTTTTAGGATGAATTTATTGAATTCGAAAGTGCACTCCGTACAATCTGGGTCAAAAACATTGAAGGATGCAATAAATGAAGCATTGAGAGATTGGATAGCTAATGTTCAAGATACGCATTATTTGATTGGATCTGTTATGGGACCCCATCCATTTCCTACAATGGTAAGGGATTTTCAAAGTGTCATAGGTAAGGAGATCAAGGAACAAATACGTAAACTAACTGGGAAATTGCCAGATGCAGTGATAGCATGTGTCGGTGGTGGGAGTAACGCTATTGGATCATTTTACCCCTTTATAAACGACAAGAAAGTTAATCTGATAGGTGTAGAAGCTGGAGGAGAGGGCATACGAACTGGTTTCCATGCGGCGACATTGTCAAAGGGAAGAATGGGTATCTTCCACGGAATGAAAAGTTATTTTTTGCAGGATGAAAATGGACAGATTAGCGAGGCGCACAGCATTTCTGCTGGACTTGATTACCCTGGAATCGGCCCTGAGCATGCAAACTTAATGGATACCGCGAGAGCCACTTATCCTCATGTTACCGACAAAGAAGCAGTTAAAGCATTTATGCAATTGTCAAAACTTGAAGGAATAATTCCTGCATTGGAGTCTGCACACGCAGTCGCGTATATCATTAAAAATGCTAAAAATTTCAAGAAGGATGAAACTGTCGTAGTGACCGTATCTGGTAGAGGAGATAAAGATTTGCAAATAGTAAGAGATTATCTCTCAGGATCAGATGCAGGCCTTCAAAGGAACATACAAACTAAAGGAGTCATACATTCTTGA
- a CDS encoding indole-3-glycerol-phosphate synthase: MTTNNLRFPGSKSILKTLVKNSFKAIDDGMYEINGDREYSNHTCLSLRNNILQCRLNPLLTEIKYASPSNGTLVEYNEMKVEEIAMTMERAGAIGISILAQPYLFNGSIDNILKARKYVTVPILMKDIVVSDVQIKAAKKAGADCILLIKTVFDSNLSEGGLETLSEYASKIGLEVILETHDEVEFNEAVKSNSKSKRPFSLIGINNRNLNTLEVDLNTTVQILSEASKGNNIVISESGIKDPKDIIKLKSAGADAFLIGTTLMEKFKEMDQKIKELVES, encoded by the coding sequence ATGACAACAAATAATCTTAGATTTCCAGGTTCTAAATCGATCCTAAAAACACTTGTGAAGAACTCTTTTAAAGCTATTGACGACGGGATGTACGAAATTAATGGAGACCGCGAATATAGCAATCACACTTGTCTAAGTTTACGGAATAATATTTTACAATGCAGGCTGAATCCGCTCTTAACTGAGATAAAATATGCATCTCCATCAAATGGAACCTTGGTGGAGTATAATGAGATGAAAGTTGAGGAAATCGCAATGACAATGGAAAGGGCTGGGGCGATCGGTATTTCGATATTAGCTCAACCATACCTGTTTAATGGATCAATAGACAATATTCTAAAAGCTAGAAAGTATGTTACTGTTCCCATTTTAATGAAAGATATAGTGGTAAGTGATGTTCAAATCAAGGCTGCAAAAAAAGCCGGTGCTGATTGTATTTTGTTAATAAAAACAGTCTTTGACAGCAACTTGTCTGAGGGTGGCTTAGAAACATTGTCTGAGTATGCAAGTAAAATCGGACTAGAAGTGATTTTAGAAACCCATGATGAAGTTGAGTTTAATGAAGCTGTAAAGAGTAACAGTAAATCAAAAAGACCCTTTAGCCTAATCGGTATTAATAACAGGAACCTAAATACACTTGAAGTAGATTTGAACACAACGGTTCAGATATTATCTGAAGCTTCCAAAGGCAATAATATTGTGATTTCAGAAAGTGGTATAAAAGACCCAAAGGATATCATCAAGTTAAAGAGTGCAGGAGCAGACGCATTTTTGATTGGGACAACATTAATGGAGAAATTTAAAGAAATGGACCAAAAAATCAAAGAATTAGTCGAGAGTTAG